One Osmerus mordax isolate fOsmMor3 chromosome 16, fOsmMor3.pri, whole genome shotgun sequence genomic window carries:
- the uqcr11 gene encoding cytochrome b-c1 complex subunit 10: MLGKLVGQKYVSIVKTWLPTMALWGSVGGVALVHFTDWRLILDYVPYISGKFKKDE; encoded by the exons ATGCTTGGGAAACTCGTCGGCCAGAAGTATGTGTCCATCGTCAAAACGTG GTTGCCGACCATGGCTTTGTGGGGTTCAGTTGGAGGAGTAGCATTGGTTCATTTCACAGATTGGAGGTTGATATTAGACTATGTGCCATACATCAGCGGCAAGTTCAAGAAGGACGAGTAA